From one Planctomicrobium piriforme genomic stretch:
- a CDS encoding IS4 family transposase produces MANKRTSTGPRQADAEEAAALRLRSVRMIRPLRRLLQRIHSAGTERDRAGNRRFFYDHYLSLLLLYFINPSLTSLRSLQNASNWEQVRKRLGIPRVSLGSLSESVRVFDPALVRPILKELADLARPHLQGREAEALANLTAVDGSVFAALPRMAWALWMDAEHRGVKLHLQFQACKGVPGDAVLSPAACSEPAALTSMLEAGRLYVCDRGYASFELFRRILDVGSSFIIRVKDDITVNVQEDRSISETAAQAGVIRDVILNRLGTAHHKDVVGRPMRLVVVQAVERNGKSTELWLVTDRFDMDADLIAVAYRYRWSVELFFRWLKCVLGAKHLVSHSEQGVALQMYAALIVSLLIAIRTGSKPTKRTFETIQFYLLGWVSEAEFAAHLAGLKKRTC; encoded by the coding sequence ATGGCGAACAAGCGGACGAGTACGGGACCACGGCAGGCGGACGCCGAGGAGGCTGCCGCCCTGCGGTTGCGTTCGGTGAGGATGATTCGCCCGCTGCGTCGGCTGCTCCAGCGCATTCACAGCGCCGGAACCGAACGCGACCGGGCGGGCAATCGTCGGTTCTTTTACGACCACTATTTGTCGTTGCTGCTGTTGTACTTCATCAACCCTTCGCTCACCAGTTTGCGGTCGTTGCAGAACGCTTCGAATTGGGAGCAGGTTCGCAAGCGGCTGGGCATTCCCCGGGTCTCGCTGGGATCCTTGAGTGAGTCGGTACGCGTGTTCGATCCCGCGCTGGTGCGGCCCATTCTCAAAGAGCTGGCCGACCTGGCGCGGCCCCACCTTCAGGGCCGCGAGGCGGAAGCCCTCGCGAATCTGACGGCCGTGGACGGCTCGGTGTTCGCCGCGCTGCCGCGGATGGCGTGGGCGCTGTGGATGGACGCCGAGCATCGCGGGGTGAAGCTGCACCTGCAGTTTCAGGCTTGCAAAGGGGTTCCTGGCGATGCGGTCCTCTCGCCCGCCGCGTGTTCGGAACCCGCGGCGCTGACTTCCATGCTGGAAGCGGGCCGGCTGTATGTTTGCGACCGCGGTTACGCAAGTTTTGAACTCTTCCGCCGCATTCTGGATGTCGGTTCGTCGTTCATCATTCGCGTTAAAGACGACATCACCGTCAACGTGCAGGAAGACAGGAGCATCTCCGAGACAGCAGCCCAGGCGGGCGTCATCCGCGACGTGATTCTGAATCGCCTGGGAACGGCTCACCACAAAGATGTCGTGGGCCGCCCGATGCGACTGGTCGTAGTGCAGGCGGTCGAGCGCAACGGCAAGTCCACGGAACTGTGGCTGGTCACTGATCGATTCGACATGGATGCCGACCTGATCGCCGTCGCCTATCGTTACCGGTGGTCCGTCGAATTGTTCTTCCGCTGGCTGAAGTGCGTGCTGGGTGCGAAGCATCTGGTTTCCCACAGCGAACAGGGCGTTGCACTGCAAATGTATGCGGCCCTGATCGTCAGCTTGCTGATCGCGATTCGGACCGGCTCCAAGCCGACGAAACGCACGTTCGAAACGATCCAGTTCTATCTGCTCGGCTGGGTCAGCGAAGCGGAGTTCGCCGCGCACCTTGCGGGCCTGAAAAAACGAACTTGCTGA
- the tadA gene encoding tRNA adenosine(34) deaminase TadA → MNPLDFAQHEYWMRQALDQAQQAFEAEEVPVGAVIVYEDQIIAAGFNQRETLNDPTAHAEMLAITQAATALQSWRLIDCTLYVTLEPCPMCAGAIVQARVPRVIYGTTDPKGGACETLYQITADPRLNHRAVTFGGVLQAECKQILQRFFAKQRSLGKK, encoded by the coding sequence TTGAACCCTCTCGATTTCGCACAGCATGAATACTGGATGCGGCAGGCGCTCGATCAGGCGCAGCAGGCGTTCGAGGCGGAAGAAGTGCCTGTCGGAGCGGTGATCGTCTACGAAGACCAGATCATCGCCGCCGGGTTCAATCAGCGCGAGACCCTGAACGACCCGACCGCGCATGCCGAGATGCTCGCAATCACGCAGGCGGCGACGGCCCTGCAGTCGTGGCGGCTGATCGATTGCACGTTGTATGTGACGCTGGAACCGTGCCCGATGTGCGCCGGTGCGATCGTGCAGGCCCGAGTTCCGCGAGTGATCTACGGGACGACCGATCCCAAAGGAGGAGCGTGCGAAACGCTCTACCAGATCACCGCCGACCCCCGCCTTAACCACCGCGCCGTCACCTTCGGCGGCGTGCTGCAGGCAGAATGCAAACAAATTCTGCAGCGGTTCTTTGCCAAGCAGCGTTCACTTGGCAAGAAGTAG
- the holB gene encoding DNA polymerase III subunit delta' — protein MIWDKIIGHTVQVEMFRRAIARQRLAHGFLFIGPHGVGKKLFAETLAQCLFCERIADEVLDACGDCPSCRQVQAGFHPDLLRIGLPDGKKILPISLLVGDDAHRGRAGLCFELAHAPMTASRRIAIIDDAEAMNEEAANALLKTLEEPPPGAILILLAPDAESVLPTIRSRCQPLLFSPLNDAQIVQLLRATGSTAAAVEEVVSMAEGSLDVARRLLDPQLLTLWKTVEQQLRATSTDSVSAVKKVHAALDEMGSDTAAQRENMHWVVRFTIESLRKQLAATDNPLELDRLGEMLERCFLAELHLRQTMPVPLCLDALFTELGRQSRMPVM, from the coding sequence ATGATCTGGGACAAAATCATCGGCCATACCGTGCAAGTGGAGATGTTTCGTCGGGCGATTGCCCGACAGCGGCTGGCGCACGGGTTTCTGTTTATCGGCCCGCACGGGGTCGGCAAGAAGCTGTTCGCCGAGACGCTGGCGCAGTGCCTGTTCTGCGAGCGGATAGCCGACGAGGTTCTCGACGCCTGCGGCGACTGCCCGAGCTGTCGTCAGGTGCAGGCTGGGTTTCATCCCGACCTGTTGCGAATCGGTCTGCCGGACGGCAAGAAGATTCTGCCGATCAGTCTGCTGGTGGGGGATGACGCTCATCGCGGCCGGGCGGGGCTGTGTTTCGAACTCGCGCATGCTCCGATGACCGCCAGTCGACGGATCGCAATTATCGATGACGCCGAGGCGATGAACGAAGAGGCGGCGAATGCGCTGCTGAAAACGCTCGAAGAACCGCCGCCGGGCGCGATTCTAATCTTGCTCGCGCCGGATGCCGAGTCGGTGTTGCCGACAATTCGCTCGCGCTGCCAGCCGCTCCTGTTTTCACCGCTCAACGATGCTCAGATCGTCCAGTTACTCCGGGCAACCGGCAGTACCGCAGCCGCCGTAGAGGAAGTGGTGTCGATGGCGGAAGGAAGTCTCGACGTCGCCCGTCGCTTGCTCGATCCGCAATTGCTGACGTTGTGGAAAACGGTCGAACAGCAATTGCGGGCCACATCCACCGACAGCGTTTCGGCAGTCAAAAAGGTGCATGCCGCGCTGGACGAGATGGGGAGCGATACGGCTGCTCAACGCGAGAACATGCACTGGGTCGTCCGCTTCACGATTGAATCGCTGCGCAAGCAGCTCGCCGCAACCGACAATCCACTGGAGCTTGACCGGCTGGGGGAGATGCTCGAACGCTGCTTCCTCGCCGAACTGCACCTGAGACAGACGATGCCGGTGCCGCTCTGTCTGGACGCCCTGTTCACGGAATTGGGACGGCAGTCGCGGATGCCGGTGATGTGA
- a CDS encoding right-handed parallel beta-helix repeat-containing protein — MSSVFDFGAMGDGQSDDTDALQHAINDGGGSVVLPRGDYRITRPLIVDLAKVGRVAISGTGGLAKVIMAGVGPAFFLVGTHEGNADPLNFKPQIWQKERMPTIDGIEIEGAHPEADGIRIQGTMQSTLTRVAIRGVRTAVHVSRRARNILIDACHFFHNTGIGVHLDQVNLHQCIISDSHISYCRLGGIRIEGGEIRNLQITGNDIEYNTIRSHAAKFPAEVDAPLSTAEIYIDVQNGSVREGTISSNTIQATITKGGSNIRFIGAVEKDDQVGFWTISGNLIGNQDTNIHLTRAWGVVITGNQIYGAETRNVLIERSRNIVVSGNMLGHTSDFNPRVTATGVRFEDSHDCLVSGLQIQDAQADTKTGPPPVPKGRQALVELIRCQRLNVTGCQIFDGTPIGMLVEDCRETTINNCQIIDQRETPLMEKGLELRGALEHVIVSSCQIRRATQQAISGTPHEGLTLMNNVTT; from the coding sequence ATGAGCAGCGTTTTTGATTTTGGCGCGATGGGAGATGGTCAGTCGGACGACACTGATGCCCTGCAGCACGCGATCAACGACGGCGGCGGCAGCGTGGTTTTGCCGCGCGGAGACTACCGGATTACCCGACCGCTGATTGTCGATCTCGCAAAAGTTGGAAGAGTGGCCATCAGCGGGACTGGCGGACTCGCGAAAGTCATCATGGCCGGTGTTGGTCCGGCGTTCTTCCTGGTCGGCACGCATGAGGGGAATGCCGATCCGCTAAACTTCAAGCCGCAGATCTGGCAGAAGGAACGGATGCCCACGATTGATGGTATCGAGATCGAAGGAGCTCACCCGGAGGCGGACGGAATCCGGATTCAGGGGACGATGCAGTCGACGCTCACTCGCGTTGCCATCCGCGGCGTGCGGACCGCCGTACATGTGTCGCGCCGCGCCAGAAACATTCTGATCGATGCCTGTCACTTCTTTCACAATACAGGCATCGGCGTGCATCTGGATCAGGTGAATCTGCATCAGTGCATCATTTCAGATTCGCATATCAGCTACTGCCGGCTGGGGGGGATTCGCATTGAGGGGGGCGAAATCCGCAACCTGCAGATCACCGGCAACGACATCGAGTACAACACCATCCGTTCGCATGCGGCGAAATTTCCTGCGGAAGTCGACGCCCCTTTGTCGACAGCCGAGATCTATATCGACGTGCAAAATGGCTCCGTCCGCGAAGGGACGATCTCCAGCAACACGATTCAGGCGACCATCACCAAGGGAGGCTCGAACATTCGCTTCATCGGCGCGGTTGAGAAAGATGATCAGGTCGGGTTCTGGACGATCAGCGGGAACCTGATCGGCAACCAGGACACGAACATCCACCTCACGCGGGCCTGGGGCGTCGTCATCACCGGGAATCAGATCTATGGCGCCGAGACGCGGAACGTGCTGATCGAGAGATCGCGGAACATCGTCGTCAGCGGCAACATGCTGGGGCACACGTCGGACTTCAATCCCCGCGTGACGGCGACCGGCGTTCGCTTTGAAGACTCACATGATTGTCTGGTCTCCGGACTGCAGATTCAGGATGCCCAGGCCGACACAAAAACAGGTCCGCCGCCAGTTCCTAAGGGACGCCAGGCGTTGGTGGAACTGATTCGCTGCCAGCGGCTGAATGTGACCGGCTGCCAGATTTTTGACGGCACGCCAATCGGGATGCTGGTCGAGGATTGTCGGGAAACGACGATCAACAATTGCCAGATCATCGACCAGCGCGAGACGCCGCTCATGGAAAAAGGGCTGGAACTGCGCGGAGCGCTCGAACATGTGATCGTGTCGAGCTGCCAGATTCGTCGGGCAACGCAGCAGGCGATCTCCGGCACTCCGCACGAGGGCCTGACGCTGATGAACAACGTGACCACTTGA
- a CDS encoding serine hydrolase domain-containing protein, which translates to MTTEIEQRFPRTCQVIASGISRGLHSGVQVFASQNFTPVADFAVGDNAPGRPLTADTRMLWLSAGKPITATAVMKFVERGQLELQQPVVELIPEFTGPGTERITIWNLLTHTAGLKPIVTGFPDHKWEQIIAKIAAAGLKRDQTPGSEVGYDPGRTWFLLGEILQRIDGRPIAQIIREEILEPVEMLSSWLALPSDVYDAEPELVGLTYTSKDGKLNPNRSGSREYAIVPSPGSSMRGPIRELGWFYEMLLRNGETRRGEQLLKPETVREMTRRQRENLFDVSFQHTVDFGLGLIVNSNRYGAETVPYGFGRYASEDSFGHGGSQSSIGFADPERQLVVAAVANGMPGDDLHNQRFRDLNSAIYEDLGLA; encoded by the coding sequence ATGACGACGGAAATTGAACAGCGCTTTCCCCGCACCTGTCAGGTGATCGCGAGTGGCATTTCGCGCGGGCTGCACTCAGGCGTACAGGTCTTCGCGTCGCAGAATTTCACTCCAGTCGCTGATTTTGCAGTTGGCGACAATGCGCCCGGCCGGCCGCTGACCGCCGACACCAGAATGCTGTGGCTCAGCGCAGGCAAACCGATCACGGCAACTGCGGTGATGAAGTTCGTCGAACGGGGACAACTGGAACTTCAACAGCCGGTGGTGGAACTGATCCCTGAGTTCACCGGCCCAGGCACGGAACGCATCACGATCTGGAATCTGCTCACACACACGGCGGGTCTCAAACCGATTGTGACGGGGTTTCCTGACCACAAATGGGAGCAGATCATTGCCAAGATCGCCGCCGCCGGCTTGAAGCGGGATCAGACGCCCGGTTCCGAAGTCGGCTACGATCCCGGCCGCACCTGGTTTCTGCTGGGCGAGATCCTGCAGAGAATCGACGGTCGCCCCATCGCGCAGATCATTCGCGAAGAGATCCTGGAACCGGTTGAGATGCTGTCGAGCTGGCTCGCACTGCCGTCCGACGTCTATGACGCCGAGCCTGAACTGGTCGGTCTCACGTACACATCAAAGGACGGGAAACTGAATCCCAATCGCAGCGGTTCGCGGGAGTACGCCATCGTCCCCTCCCCCGGCAGCAGCATGCGTGGACCGATCCGGGAATTGGGCTGGTTCTATGAAATGCTGCTTCGAAATGGAGAAACGAGGCGCGGTGAGCAGTTGCTCAAGCCCGAGACAGTGCGCGAGATGACGCGGCGGCAGCGCGAGAATCTGTTCGACGTTTCGTTTCAGCACACAGTCGATTTCGGACTCGGACTGATCGTGAACTCGAACCGGTATGGAGCGGAGACGGTCCCCTATGGCTTTGGCCGGTACGCGTCGGAGGACTCATTTGGTCACGGCGGCTCGCAATCGTCGATCGGTTTCGCTGATCCGGAACGGCAACTGGTGGTCGCGGCGGTGGCGAATGGAATGCCGGGTGACGACCTGCACAACCAGCGGTTTCGAGATTTGAATTCGGCGATCTATGAAGACCTGGGCCTCGCCTGA
- a CDS encoding prepilin peptidase has protein sequence MQFLFEQFGLPVAALLLGALTGVLTYFGTARAFRDLELTPGKWPLAFGGLGVVLGAAFVWTTLDWNWQSTPEVLPPAGFREGRVLFHLSLIVLLLIITATDLKSYLILEWCCWAGAIIALVGAFASGHFQLAHVWVDWNAEIPQLRGPDLPEWLKHHPHLHGLAWSAAGAVCGFVATAVVRWLAAFVLRTAALGEGDVLLMGMVGAYLGWQPTLVALLIAPLLAVGIGSVLRLTGNRPALPYGPFLAAGSLIVLFAWRWIWMAEISFSAHGGQDRSTTFAVRRFFGDPVALLLIAGLSVGLLVLLLGLLQVYRMLPGKKSG, from the coding sequence GTGCAATTCCTGTTCGAACAATTTGGGCTGCCGGTTGCCGCTCTGCTGCTGGGAGCGTTGACGGGCGTGTTGACGTACTTCGGCACAGCCCGGGCGTTTCGCGATCTGGAACTGACGCCGGGCAAGTGGCCCCTGGCGTTTGGGGGGCTCGGGGTTGTGCTGGGGGCGGCGTTCGTCTGGACGACGCTCGACTGGAACTGGCAAAGCACGCCTGAGGTGCTGCCGCCTGCGGGATTTCGCGAGGGGCGAGTCCTCTTTCATCTGTCGTTGATCGTGCTGCTGCTGATCATCACGGCAACCGATTTGAAGAGTTACCTGATTCTGGAATGGTGCTGCTGGGCAGGGGCCATTATCGCCCTCGTCGGAGCGTTCGCGTCGGGCCACTTTCAGTTGGCGCATGTCTGGGTCGACTGGAACGCTGAGATCCCGCAACTGCGCGGGCCTGATCTGCCGGAGTGGCTCAAGCATCATCCGCATCTGCATGGGCTGGCGTGGAGCGCTGCGGGAGCTGTCTGTGGATTTGTGGCAACGGCTGTTGTCCGGTGGCTGGCAGCGTTTGTCCTCAGGACGGCCGCTTTAGGAGAAGGAGACGTGCTGTTGATGGGGATGGTAGGTGCCTATCTGGGCTGGCAACCCACGCTCGTAGCCCTGTTGATCGCGCCGCTGCTGGCAGTCGGAATCGGCAGTGTGCTGCGACTTACCGGCAATCGGCCTGCCCTGCCCTATGGTCCATTTCTGGCGGCAGGCTCGCTGATTGTGTTGTTCGCGTGGCGCTGGATCTGGATGGCGGAGATCTCATTCTCCGCCCACGGCGGCCAGGACCGCTCGACGACGTTTGCCGTCCGCCGTTTCTTCGGCGACCCGGTCGCGTTGCTGCTGATTGCAGGCTTGTCGGTCGGATTGCTGGTGCTGCTGCTGGGACTGTTGCAGGTCTATCGAATGCTGCCGGGGAAGAAGAGCGGTTGA
- a CDS encoding UbiD family decarboxylase codes for MRYRNLRECVDDLQRHGQLLRISAEIDPVLEAAEIQRRVYAARGPALFFERVKGSPFPMVSNLFGTKERTHFLFRDTIDLVRRLVELKIDPTEALKNPLRYARAFPTAWAMQPKYVSRGPILECQTQLDQLPKLTSWPRDGGPFVTLPAVYTEHPDKPGWQKSNLGMYRVQISGNQYAPNRQVGLHYQIHRSIGVHHAAALRRGEPLKVNIYVGGPPALILSAVMPLPEGLSELTFAGALGGRRVGLVRQKGGLPLIAEADFCISGTIDPKVQLPEGPFGDHLGYYSLQHDFPVVNVDKVWHRKDTIWPFTVVGRPPQEDTSFGKIIHDITGPAIPSVLPGVKEVHAVDAAGVHPLLLAIGSERYVPYAAQRRPQEILTQANAILGQGQLSLAKYLIIAAAEDDPQLDLHDIQRFLLHVLQRADWTTDLHFQTRTTIDTLDYSGDGFNAGSKVVIACAGMVRRSLPTEIPAGLSLPEGFQNPHVALPGVLTVQAPPCRDRRDDIPARFCQQLHSDHPINAFPLIVLVDDAEFSARTLNNFLWTTFTRSNPAADIDGIDSFVVDKHWGCRGSLVIDARIKPHHAPPLIEDPEVTRRVDALAAQGGPLHGII; via the coding sequence ATGCGCTACCGCAATCTGCGCGAATGCGTTGACGATCTCCAGCGGCACGGGCAGCTGCTTCGTATCTCCGCAGAGATCGATCCAGTCCTCGAAGCTGCCGAGATCCAGCGACGGGTCTACGCCGCACGAGGGCCTGCCCTTTTCTTCGAAAGGGTGAAGGGCTCTCCCTTTCCGATGGTCTCGAACCTGTTCGGGACGAAGGAACGCACGCACTTCCTGTTTCGCGACACGATCGATCTGGTCCGACGACTGGTGGAACTCAAGATCGATCCGACGGAGGCGCTCAAGAATCCGCTCCGCTATGCCCGCGCGTTTCCCACTGCCTGGGCGATGCAGCCGAAATACGTTTCGCGGGGGCCGATTCTGGAATGCCAGACGCAGCTCGATCAACTGCCGAAGCTGACATCATGGCCGCGCGACGGCGGACCGTTCGTCACCCTGCCGGCCGTCTATACCGAACACCCTGACAAGCCAGGCTGGCAGAAATCTAACCTCGGCATGTATCGCGTGCAGATTTCGGGCAATCAGTACGCGCCGAATCGTCAGGTCGGCCTGCATTACCAGATTCATCGCAGCATCGGCGTCCATCATGCCGCCGCACTGCGGCGCGGCGAACCGCTCAAGGTGAACATCTACGTCGGGGGACCGCCGGCTCTGATTCTCTCCGCCGTGATGCCGCTGCCAGAAGGGCTTTCTGAGCTGACATTCGCCGGGGCGCTCGGAGGTCGACGCGTTGGGCTCGTGCGCCAAAAAGGAGGCTTGCCGCTGATTGCCGAGGCGGACTTCTGTATCTCCGGCACAATCGACCCGAAGGTGCAGCTTCCTGAAGGCCCGTTTGGCGACCACCTTGGTTACTACAGTCTGCAGCACGATTTTCCGGTGGTGAACGTCGACAAGGTCTGGCATCGCAAGGATACCATCTGGCCGTTCACTGTCGTCGGCCGCCCTCCGCAAGAAGACACGTCGTTCGGCAAGATCATTCACGACATCACCGGCCCTGCCATTCCGTCCGTGCTGCCTGGGGTGAAGGAAGTCCATGCGGTCGATGCCGCAGGCGTGCATCCGCTGTTGCTGGCGATCGGCAGCGAACGCTATGTCCCCTATGCCGCTCAGCGCCGACCGCAGGAAATCCTGACTCAGGCGAACGCCATCCTCGGTCAGGGACAACTTTCACTCGCCAAATATCTGATCATCGCCGCCGCGGAAGATGATCCTCAACTCGATCTGCACGACATCCAGCGGTTCCTGCTGCATGTGCTGCAACGAGCCGACTGGACGACCGATCTCCACTTCCAGACCCGAACCACCATCGACACGCTCGACTACTCAGGTGACGGCTTTAATGCCGGTTCGAAAGTGGTCATTGCGTGCGCGGGCATGGTTCGTCGATCACTGCCGACCGAGATCCCTGCAGGTCTGTCGCTGCCGGAAGGCTTTCAGAATCCCCACGTCGCGCTCCCCGGCGTCCTCACAGTTCAAGCCCCGCCCTGTCGAGACCGTCGCGACGACATCCCGGCCCGCTTCTGCCAACAGCTTCACAGCGATCATCCGATCAACGCATTTCCTCTGATCGTGCTGGTGGATGACGCCGAGTTCTCGGCTCGAACTCTCAACAACTTCTTGTGGACCACCTTCACCCGATCCAACCCCGCCGCCGACATCGACGGCATCGATTCTTTCGTCGTCGATAAACACTGGGGCTGCCGCGGCTCGCTGGTGATCGACGCCCGCATCAAGCCGCACCACGCTCCGCCGCTGATCGAAGATCCGGAAGTCACTCGAAGGGTGGATGCCCTGGCTGCACAAGGCGGGCCGCTGCACGGAATCATTTAG
- a CDS encoding acyl carrier protein, whose product MTRPEIREVIIDILERIAPDEDLSNLDDSIAFREQMELDSMDFLDIVMELRKQYRVQIPESEYEHLITMNSTVNYLEPKLADVPK is encoded by the coding sequence ATGACGCGGCCTGAGATTCGCGAAGTCATCATCGACATCCTGGAACGGATTGCTCCGGACGAAGACCTTTCCAACCTGGACGACAGCATCGCGTTCCGCGAACAGATGGAACTCGACAGCATGGACTTCCTGGACATCGTGATGGAACTGCGCAAGCAGTACCGCGTGCAGATTCCCGAGTCGGAATACGAGCACCTGATCACGATGAACAGCACCGTCAACTATCTCGAGCCCAAGCTCGCCGACGTGCCGAAGTAG
- a CDS encoding beta-ketoacyl-[acyl-carrier-protein] synthase family protein, translating to MQDKNRIVITGVGLAAPNGDNLNDFRAAILAGKSGVVPFQTRYIKQPVLAGVCNFDEFRYQKKKERRRGTRAGSVSIYCANEAIHDAGLDWPNVRKDRVGVYLGITEHGNVETENEIYEISQFDYDTKVWSHHHNPRTVANNPAGEVTLNLGVTGPHLTVGAACAAGNAGFIYGLQMLRLGEVDMAIAGGISESVHTFGIFASFASQGALAWHEDPAKACRPFDVNRNGIIVSEGGGICTLERLPDALARGAKIYGEIVGHAMNSDALDFVLPSSTRQAECVRLALDRAGLRADQIDIVSSHATATEQGDIEESKALREVFGDRPSLAINNTKSFIGHAMGAAGALELLGNIPSFADKIAHATINLDQQDPRCELRQVVANRPRDMEKVEYILNNSFGMLGINSVLIVKKFPAALGGLYA from the coding sequence TTGCAAGACAAGAACCGGATTGTCATTACCGGCGTCGGACTCGCTGCGCCTAACGGCGACAACCTCAACGACTTCCGCGCCGCGATTCTGGCCGGCAAGTCGGGCGTCGTTCCGTTTCAGACCCGCTATATCAAGCAGCCGGTCCTGGCGGGGGTCTGCAACTTCGACGAGTTTCGCTACCAGAAGAAGAAGGAACGCCGCCGCGGCACCCGGGCAGGCTCGGTGTCGATCTATTGTGCGAACGAAGCCATCCATGACGCCGGTCTCGACTGGCCGAATGTCCGTAAAGACCGCGTCGGCGTCTACTTAGGAATCACGGAACACGGCAACGTTGAGACCGAAAACGAGATCTATGAGATCTCGCAGTTCGACTACGACACCAAGGTCTGGTCGCACCACCACAATCCCCGTACCGTCGCCAACAATCCGGCCGGCGAAGTGACGCTCAACCTGGGCGTGACCGGTCCGCATCTGACGGTCGGCGCTGCGTGCGCCGCAGGCAATGCCGGCTTCATTTACGGCCTGCAGATGCTGCGGCTGGGCGAAGTCGACATGGCGATCGCCGGGGGCATCTCGGAAAGCGTACACACATTCGGCATTTTTGCCAGTTTCGCCAGCCAGGGGGCTCTCGCCTGGCACGAAGATCCGGCCAAGGCCTGCCGCCCTTTCGACGTGAACCGCAACGGCATCATCGTCTCGGAAGGGGGCGGGATCTGCACGCTCGAACGCCTGCCGGATGCACTTGCCCGCGGCGCGAAGATCTATGGCGAAATTGTGGGTCACGCGATGAATTCGGATGCCCTCGACTTCGTGCTGCCGTCATCGACCCGACAAGCCGAATGCGTACGCCTGGCACTGGATCGGGCCGGATTGCGAGCCGACCAGATCGACATCGTCTCCAGCCATGCCACGGCAACCGAGCAGGGGGATATCGAAGAATCCAAGGCGCTGCGGGAGGTGTTCGGCGACCGTCCTTCGCTGGCGATCAACAACACCAAAAGCTTTATCGGCCATGCCATGGGAGCGGCCGGAGCCCTCGAACTGCTCGGCAATATCCCCTCATTTGCGGACAAGATTGCCCACGCTACAATCAACCTCGATCAACAGGATCCCCGCTGCGAACTGCGACAAGTCGTCGCCAATCGCCCGCGGGACATGGAAAAGGTTGAATACATTCTGAACAACTCGTTCGGAATGCTCGGAATCAATTCCGTGCTGATCGTGAAGAAGTTTCCGGCAGCGTTGGGCGGTCTTTACGCCTGA
- a CDS encoding metal-sulfur cluster assembly factor, producing MASEVELLDALKTVVDPELFVNIVDLGLVYDIDQDQEGKVKVEMTLTSPSCPAGPQIIQQAKMALEQVAGVTGAEIRLVMSPPWSAERMTEEARDQLGIF from the coding sequence GTGGCGAGCGAAGTGGAACTGCTGGACGCGCTGAAAACGGTGGTCGACCCGGAACTGTTCGTCAACATTGTTGACCTCGGTCTGGTGTACGACATCGACCAGGACCAGGAGGGAAAAGTGAAAGTCGAAATGACGCTCACGAGCCCTTCCTGTCCGGCCGGTCCCCAGATCATTCAGCAAGCCAAAATGGCGTTGGAACAGGTCGCTGGTGTGACTGGGGCGGAGATTCGGCTTGTCATGTCTCCCCCATGGTCGGCCGAACGGATGACCGAAGAGGCCCGCGACCAGTTAGGGATTTTTTAG
- a CDS encoding peptidylprolyl isomerase, translating to MKMLNIACLAILCTASACVADAPGQGTQNEPAIPVTQEVAFQPAAGTAEKMDVYKVKFETSKGDFVVEVHPEWAPLGAEQFKKAVEAGVYNDARFFRVVDGFMVQFGIPGDPAMAKEWREKKVKDDPKGQSNQRGMMTFAMAGPNTRTSQVFINFGDNAFLDNQGFPPFAKVVEGMDVVDSLYKEYGEGAPRGRGPDQGRIQMEGNAYLTKSFPKMDYIKTATVVK from the coding sequence ATGAAGATGCTCAACATTGCGTGTCTGGCAATTCTCTGTACGGCGTCGGCCTGCGTGGCCGATGCACCGGGTCAGGGAACCCAGAATGAACCGGCCATTCCCGTGACACAGGAAGTGGCTTTTCAACCGGCAGCAGGAACAGCGGAGAAGATGGACGTGTACAAAGTGAAGTTTGAAACCTCGAAGGGGGACTTCGTCGTGGAAGTCCATCCGGAATGGGCGCCGCTCGGAGCAGAGCAGTTCAAGAAGGCCGTTGAAGCTGGCGTTTACAACGATGCCCGCTTCTTCCGCGTCGTCGATGGTTTCATGGTGCAGTTCGGCATCCCGGGCGACCCGGCCATGGCTAAAGAATGGCGTGAAAAGAAGGTCAAGGACGATCCGAAAGGTCAGTCGAACCAGCGCGGCATGATGACCTTCGCGATGGCCGGCCCGAATACCCGGACCAGCCAGGTGTTCATCAACTTCGGCGATAACGCGTTCCTCGACAACCAGGGCTTCCCGCCGTTCGCGAAAGTCGTCGAAGGCATGGACGTGGTGGATTCGCTGTACAAGGAATACGGCGAAGGCGCTCCCCGCGGCCGCGGCCCAGATCAGGGCCGCATTCAAATGGAAGGGAATGCTTACCTGACGAAAAGCTTCCCGAAGATGGACTACATCAAGACGGCGACCGTTGTGAAGTAA